CTGGAGCGCGGCAGGGTAGGAAGCGTTTTCGAACCCGACATAGAGTCCGGTGATCATGCGGCTGAAGACATCGATGACGAAGTAGATGACCGGTCGTCCAACGATATTGCGCCTGTCGCTGTCCGAAACCAGGTAAATGTCGGCAATGGTCGCATCGATTTCATATCTTGAGCCAGGTCCAAGGGCGTCCACGTTAGCCGTGGAAGACATCGGCCTGACATCCTTGTTGTATTCAATGCTGCTTGTCCGTTTCCTCAACGTTTCGGGTAATTGGTACTCACTTTGATAAAAGTGCTGCATCTGCCTGCGTGTCGGCATCTCCGATTCCTCAACGTCTGGGAAGTACTGCTCGTATAGGTCTTTGAATCGCCTATGCGCATAGGGGAAGCTACACCCCTTGTCTTTAAGCAGGTACTTGTCAATGGCCATTCTAAAAAGGCGCTCAGACTGTGCATCAATGATTGCCCCGATTCCGGGCGTGAATTTACGCGGTCGTCCGAGTTTTTTGTCGGGTGCTAAACGCCTTTTACCTTTTCCGCCGGAATTTTTGTAATCTGGAAGCATGGCATTGGGAGTTTGCCCTCTTTGCCAATACCTTCGGAGCAACTTGTAGAGGTAAGGTTTTGAGATTTTCCCAGTTGCCAGGACGTCCTTAATTCGAGCGGTTAGTGTTTTGCGGTCATAATATTCAGGGTCATCGGCAACCTTCCGAACCAAGGCATAATTGTTGTCCCGCTTGATTTGAGCTGTGCTTCCTTGTTCGGGCATTTCCATGGCGAGTTCTGCATATGGGTCTTTCGCCCGGGAAAGGGTCTCGTCATCGATTGCTTTCATCAGGTCATCGGCACTAACCAATGATGGGAAGGCCTTGGGCTCTTCCATGTCTATCCAAACCAGATGCGTCCCGAGCACCGAAAGGACACGGAATAGCCTTTCGTCATATTTGAGGACTTCATTGACCCTGAACATGGAGCATCTCCTGCATGGCTGTATCTTCGGCGACAATGAGCTCGCTGGGCGCAAGCTTGCGGTAGGCAATGTGGATGTCGAAGAGGAAACAACGCAAGGCCAGCAGTTGTCTGATTTCGCGCAGGGATTCACCAGGGGATAGGGCGTATGCGACATCCAGGGACTTGGCCAGATCGATGAGCGTGGTCGCTTTGCTTTGGGCGAAATGATGACTGTAGAAGTCCGTTCTGAGTGCGAGGTCGAGTTCGGAGATGTCGTCCCGTTGTGCAGGATAGAGCCATTTGATGTTGGCAACCACGGTGGACGGGACTTCTTTTTCCGTGATCAGCCGCCACGGGACTCCCTTGTTCTCCCAATATCGGCGTTCCAACTCTAACTTTTCGATCACGCGAGGTTTTTGAAGCTCGCTGGAATATTTCGCCT
Above is a window of Pseudodesulfovibrio tunisiensis DNA encoding:
- a CDS encoding TnsA endonuclease N-terminal domain-containing protein, which gives rise to MAKRYSHSEVTFQRWLKEGRGSGRQDEYKPWLTVRDLPSRGRSHRVFGHKALRTHHLFSDLELAVFLLLEWQKDVTEIREQFPLQIELTCELAEKHGIPHPAMSGVPQYMSSDFLVDTSRPGEPRFALQAKYSSELQKPRVIEKLELERRYWENKGVPWRLITEKEVPSTVVANIKWLYPAQRDDISELDLALRTDFYSHHFAQSKATTLIDLAKSLDVAYALSPGESLREIRQLLALRCFLFDIHIAYRKLAPSELIVAEDTAMQEMLHVQGQ